DNA from Saliniramus fredricksonii:
TTTCTGGTACAGTGCCGGAGGCGGTGGCGAGTGTGAGACCGATGCCCCTCAGGGATACCGAGCCCGTTGGAGAGCCTGGGTCCGCGCTCGCCGTTCCATTGAACCCGAACAGTCGCTTGGGCCGCCATATGAGCCCGTTTGTGCAAGGATGGGGAACAATGGAAGCCACTGCCCTCTTCGTCGGTATCGACGTCTCGAAAGATCGTCTCGATGTGCATGTGCATGGGCGTGACGAATGGTTCGACGTGCCGCGCGATACCGAAGGCATCGCCGCGCTGGTCGAACGGCTGCGTGCCCTGACGCCGCAGATCATCGGGATCGAAGCCACCGGTGGCTTCGAGAATGTCGTCGTGGCCAGCCTGGCCGTGGCCGGATTGCCCGTCGTCGTGGTCAATCCGGCGCAGGTGCGCGCCTTTGCCAATGCGCTCGGCAAACGCGCCAAGACCGATGCCATCGATGCCGCCGTGATCGCACGTTTCGTCGCGGCGACACAGCCGGAGATCCGGCCTGTCAAGGACGAAGAGACCCGCCTGCTGGCAGATCTCGTCGCCCGCAGGCGCCAGATCCTCGCCATGATCAAGGCAGAGAACCAGCGGCGCGCAAACGCGCCGCCACGCATGCAAAAGAGCATCGACCGCCTGCTGAAGGCGCTCGGCCGCGAGATCGACAGCGTCAATGGCGACATCGATACCGGCATACGCAACTCTGCGCTCTGGCGCGAGAAGGAGAACCTGCTGCGCTCCGTGCCCGGCGTCGGCCCCACCATCGCGCGGACCCTCATCGCCGAACTGCCCGAACTGGGGACCCTCGACCGCCGCGCCGTCGCTTCCCTGGTCGGCCTCGCCCCATGGACCCGGCAATCCGGACGCTGGCGCGGCAAGAGCTTCATCGGAGGCGGGCGCGCGAACGTGCGAAGCGCCCTGTTCATGGGAGCCCTCGTCGCCGCACGCCACAATCCCGTGCTCCGGGAATTCCGAAACAGGCTCGTCGCACAAGGCAAACCAAAGATCGTCGCCATCGTCGCCACAGCCCGAAAGCTCCTCACAATGCTCAACGCCATCATCCGGGACAAAACGCCATGGCAAAAACAAAACGCTTGACCCGAAAGACAGTCGCTCTCCACGGCGGGAGAGGGGAGAGCGCGCTGCATCACCGCTTACAACACCAGCGGGTGATCAGGCGTGGGCGGGCTCCGGTGCTGGTGCTGGGGGGTGGTTTGGCGGGGCTTGGTGGAGTTGGTCCAGGGTTTCGCGGATGGTGTGGAGGCGGGTGACGATGATGTTGGTGGCGGTGCGCAGGGCGTCGCGATCGTCGCCGTCCTCGAGGTCGGCGAAGGCCATGTCGAGGGCGAGGAGGAGGGCGCGCAGTTCGCCCAGATCATCGGTGATGCCGAGCAGCGTGAGCTCGGCGCTGGCGGGCAATCCCCCGTCTGCAGGGGATGCCGCTGGCTTTTCACCGGGCGCGGCACCGAGCGGCGCGCAATGCGCCTCCAGCAGGGATTTGAGCCGCGCGACCTCCTGCGGCGCGCGGCCGGCGAAGAGGCGGCGCAGCCAGGCGATGTCATCAGGAGACAGATCAGCCATGACGCCCCCCTTCCTGCGCAACAATGCGCATGGCGTCGCCGGCATCGGCGCAAGCGCGGGAAACGGGGGAGATGGAGGAAAAGCGCGCGGATGCGGCGCCGTCTGCCGGAGCCGTGACCGGGTCATCCGGGCGCATGCACAGACAGCCCCCGCAAAAACCCCCCGGCCCCATAAAGGCCCCTTCCGCCGCGAAGGCGGTTTTGGTATCGCTGATTGTAGCCATTGGAAAAGTCTCCGTTTTCTGATGGTCAGAGCCGGGCAGGAGGCTGCCACTTCCTGTTCGGCTCGCAATCTTTTATAGGGGTTTTGGGGTGGGGGTGCAACGGGGGTTGTGGGGTGGGATCTCGGGGACGTGAACAGCCGCCACTTGCCCACTCGGTAGCGATGACGTGCAAAACCGTCGCTGCGTGTCAACGAATGGCAGTGCACGCACGCTTGACGACATTGATGGTTACCGTTTAGAAAGATGATATCAGCGGCGAGGACCTTAACGAAATACCGAAAAGGACTTCTTGTAAATTGCGCTGCATCTTTCCAAAGAAACAACGCATACGTTTCTACTCACATCATTCCTCCTGTTTCTGTTAGAAACCCAACATGCTTCGATCTCCATACGCAGAGAAAGCCCTAGAGCAAAACTTCCGTGTCGGCGATTCCGGTAGATGGAAAGTCGATCTTGGGAAAGATAAGAATTCTATCGCAACATCGGCTGCTGAACGGGCAGCATCAGATCCGCCACAAATATTTATAGATTCAAAGCGCGATAAGTCAGGAAAGGTAATTTACTTTGCTGGTGATATCGAAACAGATTTAATCCTACGTGCGACCTACCGACGTCTCTTAAAGCAGTACCGTGTTCATCTCCCCAACCGAGAGGACATCGTAAACGGAATTATCGAAGCCACAAGCGAAGCGTGTCCCTATCGTGTAACGAAATGTGACGTGAAGTCGTTTTATGAAAGCTTGGATGCGGAACCAATCGTTCGAAAATTTTTAGAGGACACCCGGACTGACCCTAACCTTAAGGCAGTTTTAAGGCAAACCTACATCGCGGCATCGATTGCCAGATCCGTAGTTCCGCGAGGGTTAGCGATTAGTACCGTTATCGCAGAAATAGCTTTACGGGACTTCGACCGGGTTATTCGAAAAACTCATGGGATTCATAGATATTTTCGATATGCGGATGATATAATTATTTTTTCCTTACCTGATGTGGAAATACTTTCTATTGTTGAAAAAGAACTTAATGCCATTGGACTGCAACTTAACGAAAAAACTGAAACCAGTGTCGTTCGGTCAATTGCAAAATGGAAGGAGCCTAAACTTCCTCCCGTGGCTAAATATTCATATCTCGGATACGATTTTGTTGCTGATGAAAAAGTATCAAGCGACAGTTCGCGGGAATTTAATATTTCAATTTCTGCGACAAAGTTACTAAAAAGAAAAACTAGGATTTTTTTATCTTTACACGCGTTTTTAAAAGATGGAGACGCAAGGCTATTGATTGATCGGCTAAATTATATTAGCACGAATCAATCTGTTTACAAAACCCGTCACAGTCATGGAGCAAGAAAACAGAAAATTAGAACAGGCATTCACTACAACTACGCGCGTTGTGGTCATTACCCGGCGTCAAAGAACGGGCGCATTCGATCCAAACACAACGCGCATGAGTTAATTGCGATCGATGTTGTTTTGCGAAATATTCTTTGGGGCTCACAAAGTGAGTTTGCAAAAGCTATCTCGTCACTTCCATCGCATATTCAGGATGATCTTAGGCGTATATCTTTCGCTCAGGGGTTCAAAAAAAGATTGATGAAGCGTTTCACAAGGCAACGCATGGCGGAAATATGTAAGGTATGGGGACATGAGTGAAATAGATAGCCGCATGCGTGAAATCCGCGCGATCCTCACCGAAACGTTGCCGTACGAACTCCCTTTTGGTTTCACAAACGACAATCTTTTTCTGTCAGAGTTAAAAATTGATGCTCTAGATCCAGAACAGAGAAAAGTTGTAAATCGACTCCGACATGACCATTCTGATTTTACAAAGCCCTTTCTTTATAAAATAAACCGGTCACATCGCTCGCGGAACACATTGGCAATTATCCACCCGGCGCACCAATTAAAAATTGCCAAATTCTTAGCAGAATTTGAGAATACAATTCTACAATCCTGCTCAAGAAGCACCTTCTCTCTGCGTCATCCAGCTGGAACGCTACGCATCTATCGGAAGGATAGTACCGCCGATGTTCGAAAACGTTGGTCCCTGGGGTTGCCCAATCAACAATTCGGCAAAGTCATTAAGACACCTTACTCACCGTCTTTTTTTGCTTACCAGAAATATCTTCTTCTAAATCTCTTTTTTTCTTCGAATGAGTTAGTTCGGCTTGAGAGTCGATTCAGCCATTTAAGAACTCTCGACGTTTCGAGATGTTTTTTCAATATTTATACTCATTCAATTACGTGGGCACAAAAAGACAAAGATTTTTCGAAGAAAAATTCGAGGAATTATTCTTTTGAACAACGATTTGATTTGGTTATGCAAAAAGCAAACTACAATGAGACTGCTGGCATCGTGGTTGGACCCGAAGTGTCCCGCATTTTTGCTGAGATAATATTTCAGCGTATCGATCTTGATTTGGAGCGACATGCCGCTGAAAGGGGGCTTATATCAGAAAAGGACTACGCTGTTCGCCGTTATATCGATGATTTTCATCTCTTTGGTAAGAATTTGGACACATTAAACATTCTAGAGGATCTTCTAGCTGATGCGTTGGAGGAATATAAATTATTTCTAAATATCGATAAGCGCGAAGATCTTCAAAGACCATTTGTTACGAAAATTTCTCGCGTCAAGCACGAAGTTGGACAAGTATGTGAAAGCCTTGAAAGTGCCCTTACACAGGCAATTGCAGTTGATCCAGGTAAGCTCGTGGTTCGTTCAGATGCACAAATATTTGGCCGAAAAGCCCTTGATGCGCTTCGCTTTTTAGGTGGTTCTGAAAGAAATGCTTTCGTTAACTCCTTTGCGGATGTATTTGGCACAATTGGTCGAATTATTGACGCATTTGAGAAAATTAAATATGATCGCGATCACGAAGACGATGCTATTTTAGAGATAATCGGTCGTCTGAAATTAGTTATCAGAATTCTCTTTTATCTTCTTTCCGTTGATTTTAGAGTTCCACCTTTAATTCGAGCAGCGTTTATTATTAAAAAAATTGTAAATCTTTTAAATCGTTTTTCACCTTCAGACAAGAATATTATAAAGGCTCATATCGCTTATGAACTCAGTCAACTTCTGGAGAGTAACTATTCTGAAAAGACGGGACCACTGCCGCTTGACCCAACTTAAACACCTGATTTCCGATAATTATGGATTTTCAATGGGATAGGGGGCGCCTTCGCGCTTTTAGCACCACGGTCGGAGGGTCGTGCGGTCAAGCAGCTTCGGTTTCGGCGATGTTCGGCGGCAGCGCCACGCCGACGGCGCGGAATACCGGCCCGACCTGACCGCTTACCGGGGTACGGATGGCAATGCTGCGTCCGTCCTTTTCGATTTTGCCGCTCTGCAGGCGGTCGAGATCACGCAGGAGCGGGCGCCACTCGGGTTTGATCCCGGCTTCGGTGCAGCGGTCGAACAGCTCCTTGTGCAGCATCAGGGCGAGGAAGGAGCAGAAGACGTGGCCGCGGATGGCGGCATCGGATGAATGGAAGATCGGACGTGTCGAGAGCGTCGCCTTGGCGACACGAAACAGCGTCTCGACGGTGAGCAGGTCCCGGTAGCGCAGCATCGCCTGAAGCGGAGAAATCCTCGCGTTGGTGCGCAGGACGAAGATCCCGTCATAGCGGGCTTCCTCGGCGATCTTGCCGGCATCGATCTCGAAGGCATCACGCGTCGTGGTGTTGAGATAACGCCTGTAGGCGGAGTTGCCGACGAGGGCCTTGTCGCCCTTCTTCAACTGCGTATCGAGGGCAGCGATGATGGCCTGGCGGTCCTCGCGGTCCTTCTCGGCCTGCGCCTCGTTGCGGCAGACGATGTAGCGGACCCCGTCGACGACGACCTCCTTGGCGAAGAGCTGCGTCTCGCCCTGGCTGCGCTCGACGAGGAGCGGCGTGAGGGGTTGCGGATCGTCGAGAACCCGGCGCATGCGTGCGTCGGTGCGCTCGCGCACACCCAACACATATTCCAGACCCTGTTCCTCTAGCGCCGTGATCGTGGCCTGCGAGATCATGCCCCGATCCGCCACGATGCAGGCTCGGGTGATACCGAAACGGCTGCGCAGCCGCTGCACGATCGGCAGCAGGATGGCGACATCGGCGGTGTTACCTGGCATCATCTCGGTGCAGACCGGGCGGCCATCGGCATCGACGATGACGGCGAGGATCATCTGGTTGAGATCAGGGCGATGGTCCTTGGAATAGCCCCGTGCCCCCAGCGTCTCGCCGCCTTCGCCGTGGAAGGACAGGGAGGTCGTGTCCATGAAGACGATGGAGAGATCGGTAAACAGGTCGCGCCGGCGCGCAAACAGCGCCTCCTCGATCACGTCCTTGACGGTACGCGGCGAAAAGGGCGTCGCATCCTTCTGCTCGTCCTTTGGCAGATCTTCTCCGAGCCAGGCCATGGCCCGATAGAAATGGTGCAGCGACAGATCGTCGGCACCGGGAATGTCGTAATCCTGCATCCAGGACGCGCAGTCGCGATCCGAGCCGGAGACGAACAGACGGTGCAGCGTCGCGGTGAACACGGCCCGCTCCACCGGGAATTCGAAGCCGCGTTCCCCAAGCTGATCAGCGATCACCTGATCGATGCCGAGTTGCTGCCACAGGCGCCCGAAGAGCAGCGGCCCGCCGATGCGACGAGCTTCGTATCGCGCCACATCACCGTTGTTGATGGCATCCAGGACCATGGCCCGTTCCGTGAACCGTCCGACCGAGGCGGCCAGGCGATCGAGATCCTTGCTGGCGAGAACCGTTTCCTTGCGTCCGAGATTGCGGATGATGCGCTGCTTCGTGCGGCCACCCTCGCGGACATTCTCCACAAGGTAGATGTAGGTGTAGCCATTGATGGTCTTCTCGCGCACGAACATGCCGAATTAGCATCTCAGAAACCTCCATTCGTCAAGCAATGAAACGCCTATTCTTACATTATTTAGCACCACACAAACTGACGCCCACCGACCCCACCTCAATAACATCAATGGCTTACGGAAAAATGTTCCCGCTTCGTCCAATTCAACTGTTCAACTTGGGCTTGAGATGCTGAACACATTCCTGCTTGGCCTTATGACGGAGCCAGTCTCATTTTGCGTACAAAGTGGCACCCGGGAATTGATTGAAAATGTCCTTATTGGCAAACATAAAGGCTATTTTTCGATTCTGTTCGCATTACATTATATGAATAGCGTTTCACCTGATGATCTCGACCAGCTGGACGTATCGACAGAGAACTCTAGGCGAGAATTCTTTTGCCATGAAGTCGCTAATCTAATTATTTGTGAAAAATGTGAGCCTAAGATCAATGCAGAGGATTATCTAATTTTTTGCGATTTTTTATCCTGTCCTGCTATCGACATAGATTTGCGCTGGAATACTTTTTGCAAAAAATTAGGCGGGCAGCCGATTTCAAAGAGAAAGTTCGAAGATCTGATGTTGCGACTGCGCCACACAAATTGGAAAGAGCCAGGGCGTGAATTCGAGCTCTTAATTAGGAGGTTGCAGCCTGCTTATTTTTCAGCATAATCTATGGGTGGTGGCGGATTTCTTGCGCTAGATAGTGAAAGCCGGCTCTTCGGCGGACACTGAGCCACTGTGCCGAGTCAGAATCACTCAACCCTCGGGAGCGGTGAGGCGAATTCGGCATGGTGGCACGCTACACACATGAGCGTGTCTTCTGTCACCAATTTTCCCCTAAACCAAGCGCGCCGTTAGACCAAGCCCGATGGAAAATTGATTCTCGTCCCAATGGATTGGGAGCAGCAATGCAACGCATACTGGTTTGTTATTGCTCAGATACCTCAGAGACCTCGCTCTTGTTCGCATATTGCACAATTCACTAGCTAGGCGGGATGATTGCTTGCATGACGTACGCCTGTGACTGTGAATGCCCGACATGGCGCACCTCCGCACCCCATCACCCCTGCGCCCGCCCCCGCTCCTTCTCAATCAACCGCATGATCCGCTGCTTCTTCCTCAGGCGGGCGGCGTCGAGGAGCATTTGGCCGGCCCAGCGGTAGACGTTGCGGGCTTCGACCTGTTCGCGCATCACGCGCATGCGTTCGCGCTGCTCGCTCGCCTCCATGGTGAGCGCCCAGTAGAAGGCCTCGCCCATGGCGTGGGCGTCGTAGGGGTTGACGATGAGGGCTTCGCCGAGTTCGCGGGAGGCGCCGGCGAAGGCGGAGAGGATGAGGACGCCTTGCTCGTCGTCGCGGGCGGCGACAAATTCCTTGGCGACGAGGTTCATCCCGTCATGCAGGGATGAGACGATGCACAGCTCGGCGGCGCGGAAGAGCTCGAACACCTCCTCCGGGTCATGGTGGCGCGCCACCAGCTGGATGACGTCGAAGGGCCCGCCATGGCGTTCGCTGATCTCGCGGGCGAGCGCCTCGGCCTCCTCCTGGAGGGATTTGTAATTGGCCAGCTTCGAGCGCGTCGGCGCCGCCGCCTGCATGAAGCAGAAGTGGCCGATCAGCTCGGGATGGGCGGTGAGCAGGGCATCGACGCCGTGCATCCGGTCGAGGATGCCCTTGGTATAGTCGAAACGCTCGATGCCGACCGCGAGCTGCACATCCTCGGGCAGGCCGAGGCGCTTGCGCACGGCCTTGCGGGCCTCCGGCACGGGCTTTTGCCCCTCCATCGCCGCAGGCGGCCATTCGATCGAGATCGGATAGGGCCGCACGAAGGCCTCGTAGCCCTTCAGCGTGATCGAATCGCTCTCGCGGTCGATGCGGCTCTCGATGACGCGGTCGACGGTCTCGATGAAGTTGTTGCAGTGGAACTGCGTGTGGAAGCCGAGGATCGAGGAGCCGAGCAGCCCGTCGATGATCTCTTCCTTGTAGGGGCAGATGCCGAAGGTCTCGGAATTCGGCCAGGGGATGTGCCAGAAGGTGATGATGGTGGCATCGGGCAGCCGGTCGCGGATCATGCGCGGGGCGAGCGCGAGGTGGTAATCCTGGATCAGCACGATCGGATCGGGGCGCTTGGCCTCCGCCACCACGGCCTCGGCGAAGCGCTCGTTGACCTTCTGATACATCCGCCAGTCCGGTTCGCGGAAGACGGGGCGCACGAAGGCGATATGGCAGAGCGGCCACAGGCCCTCATTGGCGAAGCCGTAATAATAGCCCTCCTGCTCCTCATCGGTCAGCCAGATCCGGCGCAGGGTATAGGCGGGGCTGGAGGGCGGCACCATCACCCGGTCGTTGCCGTCCACCGCCTCGCGATCACCGGTGCCCGAGCCATGCGCGATCCAGGTGCCGCCACAGGCGCGGGTGACGGGCTCAAGCGCCGAGACGAGGCCGGAAGCGGGGCGCTGCACGATCATCTCGCCGTTCTCGTCGCGATTGTGGATATAGGGCTCGCGGTTGGAGACGACGATCACCTCCGAGCCCGGCAGCTCGTTGGCGAGCGCGATGCGCAGGGTCTCGGGGTTCCACTCGGTATGCACCGTATCGATGCTGCGGCGGGCGAAATCGAGCTCGGACAGCGCGGCGCGGATCTCGGTGCCGATCTCGGTGGGCGTGTGCTTGATATCCTCGGCCCGGCCCTCGCGGGCATCCTCGATGGCGCGGCGCACGGAGATCGTCCATGAGCGCATGATCCAGAAGGCGACGAGGGAGGCGA
Protein-coding regions in this window:
- a CDS encoding IS110 family transposase is translated as MEATALFVGIDVSKDRLDVHVHGRDEWFDVPRDTEGIAALVERLRALTPQIIGIEATGGFENVVVASLAVAGLPVVVVNPAQVRAFANALGKRAKTDAIDAAVIARFVAATQPEIRPVKDEETRLLADLVARRRQILAMIKAENQRRANAPPRMQKSIDRLLKALGREIDSVNGDIDTGIRNSALWREKENLLRSVPGVGPTIARTLIAELPELGTLDRRAVASLVGLAPWTRQSGRWRGKSFIGGGRANVRSALFMGALVAARHNPVLREFRNRLVAQGKPKIVAIVATARKLLTMLNAIIRDKTPWQKQNA
- the drt3a gene encoding antiviral reverse transcriptase Drt3a translates to MLRSPYAEKALEQNFRVGDSGRWKVDLGKDKNSIATSAAERAASDPPQIFIDSKRDKSGKVIYFAGDIETDLILRATYRRLLKQYRVHLPNREDIVNGIIEATSEACPYRVTKCDVKSFYESLDAEPIVRKFLEDTRTDPNLKAVLRQTYIAASIARSVVPRGLAISTVIAEIALRDFDRVIRKTHGIHRYFRYADDIIIFSLPDVEILSIVEKELNAIGLQLNEKTETSVVRSIAKWKEPKLPPVAKYSYLGYDFVADEKVSSDSSREFNISISATKLLKRKTRIFLSLHAFLKDGDARLLIDRLNYISTNQSVYKTRHSHGARKQKIRTGIHYNYARCGHYPASKNGRIRSKHNAHELIAIDVVLRNILWGSQSEFAKAISSLPSHIQDDLRRISFAQGFKKRLMKRFTRQRMAEICKVWGHE
- the drt3b gene encoding antiviral reverse transcriptase Drt3b → MSEIDSRMREIRAILTETLPYELPFGFTNDNLFLSELKIDALDPEQRKVVNRLRHDHSDFTKPFLYKINRSHRSRNTLAIIHPAHQLKIAKFLAEFENTILQSCSRSTFSLRHPAGTLRIYRKDSTADVRKRWSLGLPNQQFGKVIKTPYSPSFFAYQKYLLLNLFFSSNELVRLESRFSHLRTLDVSRCFFNIYTHSITWAQKDKDFSKKNSRNYSFEQRFDLVMQKANYNETAGIVVGPEVSRIFAEIIFQRIDLDLERHAAERGLISEKDYAVRRYIDDFHLFGKNLDTLNILEDLLADALEEYKLFLNIDKREDLQRPFVTKISRVKHEVGQVCESLESALTQAIAVDPGKLVVRSDAQIFGRKALDALRFLGGSERNAFVNSFADVFGTIGRIIDAFEKIKYDRDHEDDAILEIIGRLKLVIRILFYLLSVDFRVPPLIRAAFIIKKIVNLLNRFSPSDKNIIKAHIAYELSQLLESNYSEKTGPLPLDPT
- a CDS encoding IS1634 family transposase yields the protein MFVREKTINGYTYIYLVENVREGGRTKQRIIRNLGRKETVLASKDLDRLAASVGRFTERAMVLDAINNGDVARYEARRIGGPLLFGRLWQQLGIDQVIADQLGERGFEFPVERAVFTATLHRLFVSGSDRDCASWMQDYDIPGADDLSLHHFYRAMAWLGEDLPKDEQKDATPFSPRTVKDVIEEALFARRRDLFTDLSIVFMDTTSLSFHGEGGETLGARGYSKDHRPDLNQMILAVIVDADGRPVCTEMMPGNTADVAILLPIVQRLRSRFGITRACIVADRGMISQATITALEEQGLEYVLGVRERTDARMRRVLDDPQPLTPLLVERSQGETQLFAKEVVVDGVRYIVCRNEAQAEKDREDRQAIIAALDTQLKKGDKALVGNSAYRRYLNTTTRDAFEIDAGKIAEEARYDGIFVLRTNARISPLQAMLRYRDLLTVETLFRVAKATLSTRPIFHSSDAAIRGHVFCSFLALMLHKELFDRCTEAGIKPEWRPLLRDLDRLQSGKIEKDGRSIAIRTPVSGQVGPVFRAVGVALPPNIAETEAA
- a CDS encoding alpha,alpha-trehalose-phosphate synthase (UDP-forming), whose product is MRVTMRYGAIALAITLVVVLAIWPFATAFVNQWAQRDVEMRSQMLFNAARDQVLSLQGPEDGPRLTVLMERLAEDEGVLAVGLCESGTLRLASSDMPEGFACEQIAVGAGEVFTRADYAGIRAMVAAYPLSAPAEDVRFVILHDYADVEERRSQARIFLLLAAIGVAFGGAALASLVAFWIMRSWTISVRRAIEDAREGRAEDIKHTPTEIGTEIRAALSELDFARRSIDTVHTEWNPETLRIALANELPGSEVIVVSNREPYIHNRDENGEMIVQRPASGLVSALEPVTRACGGTWIAHGSGTGDREAVDGNDRVMVPPSSPAYTLRRIWLTDEEQEGYYYGFANEGLWPLCHIAFVRPVFREPDWRMYQKVNERFAEAVVAEAKRPDPIVLIQDYHLALAPRMIRDRLPDATIITFWHIPWPNSETFGICPYKEEIIDGLLGSSILGFHTQFHCNNFIETVDRVIESRIDRESDSITLKGYEAFVRPYPISIEWPPAAMEGQKPVPEARKAVRKRLGLPEDVQLAVGIERFDYTKGILDRMHGVDALLTAHPELIGHFCFMQAAAPTRSKLANYKSLQEEAEALAREISERHGGPFDVIQLVARHHDPEEVFELFRAAELCIVSSLHDGMNLVAKEFVAARDDEQGVLILSAFAGASRELGEALIVNPYDAHAMGEAFYWALTMEASEQRERMRVMREQVEARNVYRWAGQMLLDAARLRKKQRIMRLIEKERGRAQG